In Miscanthus floridulus cultivar M001 chromosome 19, ASM1932011v1, whole genome shotgun sequence, the DNA window ATGGTATAGTTTTTTTTCCCTTGAGAATTTCAAATCTTCTGACACTTTTTTGTTCATATGTGTGTCATGCAGGAAAGTCCTATCAAGTGGGCATCACGCTGGGACACCTACCTTCTGATGGCAGACGACCAAATCCACTGGTTTTATATTGTCAATAcactgatgatagtcctcttccTCTCTGGGATGGTTGCCATGATCATGCTCCGGACTCTTTACCGCGACATCAACAAGTACAACCAGTTAGAGGACCAGGAGGACGCCCAGGAGGAGAAAGGATGGAAGCTTGTCCATGGAGATGTGTTCAGGCCTCCTGCCAATGCTGACCTGCTGTGCGTATACGTCGGTACAGGCGTACAGTTCTTTGGAATGCTGCTTGTCACCTTGCTGTTTGCCATCCTCGGGCTCCTTTCACCTTCGAACCGTGGAGGGCTCATGACAGCAATGCTCCTCCTCTGGGTCTTCATGGGGCTGTTTGCAGGGTACGCCTCCTCGCGCCTTTACAGGATGTTCAAGGGCTCAGAGTGGAAGAATGTCACCATCAAGACTGCGCTGATGTTCCCTGGCATCGTGTTTGCAATTTTCTTTGTCCTGAATGCACTCATCTGGGGCGAAAAATCCTCAGGTGCCGTGCCATTCACCACCATGTTTGCTCTGGTTCTCCTCTGGTTCGGCATCTCTGTGCCACTGGTCTTTGTCGGCAGCTACCTCGGCTTCAAGAAGCCTGCCATGGAGGACCCAGTGAGGACAAACAAGATACCACGGTCAATACCAGAGCAGCCATGGTACATGAACCCGGTCGTCTCAGTGCTGATCGGAGGCATCCTGCCCTTTGGCGCAGTGTTCATCGAGCTCTTCTTCATCCTGACATCAATCTGGCTGCACCAGTTCTACTACATCTTTGGCGTTCTGTTCCTGGTCTTCGTCATCCTGATCCTAACCTGCGCAGAGATCACCATCGTGCTTTGCTACTTTCAGCTCTGCGGTGAGGACTACCAGTGGTGGTGGAGATCCTACCTGACGTCTGGCTCGTCAGCGCTGTACCTCTTCCTCTACGCCACGTTCTACTTCTTCACCAAACTGGAGATAACGAAGACGGTCACCGGCGTACTCTACTTTGGCTACATGCTCATTGCCTCCTACGCCTTCTTTGTGCTCACCGGCACCATCGGCTTATATGCCTGCTTCTGGTTCACCAGGCTCATCTACTCTTCGGTCAAGATCGACTAGAAATCTAGAGACTACAGTTGTAACACTGTTTTGTGGGTTTGCGAAAGGAGAGGACCAAAAGAGAAATAATAGGTAACGAACATCAGAAGTGGAGAATGCAGCATGCATTATACAAGGTGAAACTTTAAACTAGGGTGCTTATTCAGGTGTTTTAGGGTACTTACAGTTTGATTCTGGAACACTAAATTAGTTTACTTCGAAGCCAGTAATTCAGTGTGTATCCTTACAGAGCAGGTTTGTGATGTTACAATCCAACGATTTAACATTTTTAACCATATCTTGTGTTGGTGACATTCTGAAGGATCCCAGCATCTTCTTTTCGGTTGTGTGACTACTGGTTACGCTGAAAGCGTCAGACAAGCTTCGATTTCCACAAGTGAGACTTCTTTATTCGGTAATAAAAGTGGCATGTTCTACACGGATAGTAAGATAGTAGCACACGAGCAAAAAGCACCTGAGATTTTGCACATATGGGACACGTACACATCACCCGCCAAAGAGTCTAATAGCTTATTACTGGAACATCTCGGTAAGCGCTAATGGACGATCTCCACTGCCATGTCTAAGCCCGGCGGCTAGCCTCCTGATGGTCGCGCCCGTTCTTGCGCCCGTCCCCGAACATGAGGTAGCCGAGGCCATCAACGACGATGAGGCCGCCGACCGCCAGCGTCGTTGGGCTGTAGCGCCGTAGAGGGCTCGACGGATGCGCCGATGCCGACCCCGCGCGCTTGAGCGGGTCTTCTGCCATGGACGGCCACGCGTTCATCTTCTCCGGCCACATGACGCACAGACGATGATGCTCCTTTCTGAGTTCTGATGATGGCTACCTCCACTACACTACACAGGAAGCTCTCTGTGTGTCCTGCTCCGTGCTGAAACGTGTTATGGGGTGCTAGAAGCAGCTTTATGCTGGTACCAGGTTAAGCGGCAAGAGGACACGCAGGGGGTAACACGTGCAAGCGTGACATCGTGGCACTGCCACGTAGCCCTACGCAACATCAAGCCAATATCCACGCACTGGTCCGGTCTGCCTCAGGAATGAACTAGTAGCAGCCTACTAGAAATGTAGTGCATCATCATGAGTAAATTGCCAGATGGAAAGAGAAACCTTTTTTCTTGTTTAGGCctcgttcactttgcaaaaaaattgaacccgataaatagtaccactttcgtcttatttggcaaatattgtccaatcgtgaatcaactaggctcaaaaaattcatctcgtgatttccaactaaattgtgtaattagttattttttacctacatttaatactccatgcaagcggctaaaaattaatgtgatggagagagagtgaaaaaatttggaatttggatggcatctaaacaaggccttagagtCAGAAGGATCAGGAACATCGTTTTGGTGAAACCATCTTATCTTAACTGATGATGGAATTGGGAAGTATTATTTCAATAAActgtaatattattttcccttACACGGGACAGGGATCATGTCAGGAAAGTTACAATTTCACCCGAATTCTCGGTAGGGATGCCCTAAACCTCTAAAAGAATGGTAATTTACATCGGCAGAAATTCAGAGTTCGGATCAAGTACCTTACATGGTGAATGGAATCATCCGTCCTATGGGAGGAGAGGGCATATACATACACTCTACAAAGGCATCAGTCTCTTGTACTTGAAGAACCAAAGGAAGGAGCAGAAGATGAAAACGCCGACCACTGAAGTAATTACAAGGACCCACTGGAATGCATTCTCTATTTCGAAAACCGATGTTTCAAAGTTCATCCCAAATATCCCAGCAACCACTCCGAAAATGGCCACAACAAATGTCGCTGTCGTTAGCAGCAACTCAAACTGGATCAGCTGGTTCCGCACATTGTCCTAGGAACATATGAAACTCAAATAAGTTACACAGACCAGCAGAAATGCATAAATATGATATGCATATCCCAAATAAGGAGAGAATAAAATATGTTGACGTACCAGCTGAATGTTGATGAAGTCTTCAGTGTCATCAATATACTCTTTCAGCTGAAAGAAGGAAAAACAGATCAGATCCCTTTGACTCCTATTACAGTATTACTACACATAACCAGATTTAAGATATGCTGGGGATATGGCTCAGTACCGATGTCAGCTTGTTCAGAGTGCTGTCGATAACAACAAAATAAGCTTCCAGTAACATCTCCAGCTCCTGGATATGCTCTGTCGTTGTGTTATCTGAGCCCTTTGTACTGTCATGCCTACTTCTACACAAACTGAAAGTTTTCTCCAGTTTTCGTGATTCTGTGGGTGATGAGACTGGAGATACAGGAGCTGAAACTGAAGTCCCAGCAGCGCCTGCTGAATTGTAGCCCAACAAAGACTGGTCACCAAAGACAGATGATTCCATCCTCATCTTTTTTTCGGTGAGATACATCTCGGCCATATCACCATCATCATCCATTAGTTGTTCTATTTCATCTCTGACCTATTGGAAGACAAAATAACAATTAGAAAACCAGTCTACACAAATGGTCTGCAACAACAAGGGAAATCGAGATTAGGCTATATTTTACTTTTTGAACTCTTCTGGTCAATGCAACTAGTCTACTTTTTAATCGCCGGACACGTTCCAAATTGAGAGTACTGATTTTGGATGTCAGCTCATCCAATAATGGATATGCTTCAATTTCCAATTCCGCTGCCTGAAGAGAAACAGAAAAACACACATTATTACATATGCACTGATTTTATTAATGTCAAAAGGCAATCAGCATCATTCTACACAAGGCATGCCTACACCTAACTTGCTTGGGACACGAAACCTAGAAGGTTCTGTTGTTGATTTGATCATGCAACAGGGGTGCTTCAATCAGTAAGAAATAATATGCATAAGACTATATCAACAGTCAACACTCAACAGAGAATTTTTGTAGCTAAAACTCCAGCCAAAAAGCCATGAGTTCTCGGACAGAATGGACTGAAAAACTTGTGGCCAGTGTTGCTTTGTGTTTTAGAAGTTACTGTTGGGTGTTTGGCAGAGTTACCTCTAGGCACATTTCTTGTACTTTTATCCAGCTTTTACAAATGCCAATCGTAAAACCTAACAAAGCTCATGTCGCCTCTATGCTCACTTTCAGAATTTTAGCATCCATGGATGCAATCACTCAGTATTAACTTTTTTTATCAAATCAGAAGGGCAGTTACTAAATATGGAAAACACTAAACCACACATAACTCATCCAGATAACAGCTAAACACAGACAGTTACTGTCCCATTGATAAGTTGGGCTCGTAGAATCAGGTCATTTTGAAAAATCGCCACTTATAGAATTTCCCAGTTATAATACCAAATGATACGCTACCAATGCATTCATTAATACAATAAAAATCATATGTTCAAGGAGCTACATATTCCTGTGTCGAACGATTCAATTCGCCATCCTTTTTGGTCACTTTTGAAAGCCTCTTCAACCTCAATTGGTAAACTCAAAACAATTCCTAAATTATTTGTAACTCAAGCAAAATAAGTATAAGAAAACTACTCGTTTTCAATcgcctgaaaaaaaaaatctcagatTACTAAATGTTCTGAACAGGATTTTGTCCATTTGTTGTGCTTAGGATCATTAAACAGATGAATATTGATAAAGCCATCAAGATTTGTTGGAGAAAGCATCGATTTCTTGGGTACCAAGGGAAGAAGGCATTAGAAACTGCCTAAGGAAGGAAAGAATCTGCACATGAAAAGGCTGTTACAGTTAAAGGAAGAAACGATTTGTGTTTCTTGTTTATATTATATATGTTAATATGTTACTTAACATGCACAAAATCTGAAAATTTCTCTTAAGCAACAAACATCCAACTTTTAAACTTTGATGGGCTCATTCTAACTATACTACCTGAAATTGCAAAAGCAGGAGAATGGTGCAAGTGTATGCTGTAATCTAAGTAGACATTTAAAAGGAAAAGGAGGCGGAGCTGCTAATCTTTGTACAGTTGGAAGAAATAATTGATGCAAAACAAATTCTCTGGCTGGCAACATGTGTTCAAATCACCATCAGAAAGTCAGCAGCAACATTTTTACTTGATTGATGCTCAGAGCAACAATTGGGAAGTTGTGGTATCCCATTCATCCAGCAAGAACTAGAACCAGCAGTGGTTTCAGAATTTTTTATTCTATCACGCGCAACATGATACTCACAGAATAACCTCAACCTCTCATTATTACTCTTGTAAAAACACTGGCAAGCCAAAACACAAGTATTGGACCATTAAACCAGCCAATTGCACAGTTGCAAACCATGTTAAAAATATCATCATTGTCGCGCCATAGCCCAATCAtgggaactaaacacaccctgatTCGAATAACCAAACTAAAGCACAATATCAAATACAGTTCAGACACAGACATGAAATTGGAGTTTTGATGATCACCTGCGCATCGAGGAAGGAGCATGCGGCCTCGAGGGCGAGCTCGAGTGCGCGGAATTCGAAGGGCAGCTCGTCGCCCTCAGCGCGCTGGAGGAGGCGGCGCTGGAGCTCGGCGGCGTACTGGAGGACGTAGCTGTCGAGGGAGTTGAGCAGGAGCACCTCGTCTGCGGTGATGACGCAGCGGATCTGCTCGAGGTTGACGACGATGGCGCGCTCGCGGCCCAGGACCGTGGACGGGTACACGAAGAGCGGGTCGAGCAGGCGGAGGTCCCGGGCCGGGAGCTCGCAGCGCCGCATCATGGTGGCCTTGTCGATCTCCAGCGTCTGCACGGAGGCCGTGGCGGCCTCGACGCGGATCCAGCTGCGCGTGCCGCCGCCGCGCTTCTTCAGGTTGGGGACGTCCAGCACCCCCGGGAAGCGGCGGCCCGCCGACCCCGGGGCCGCGGACGGGAGCGCGGGCGAGGACGCCGACGCGACGTGCGACGGGTACGCGCGGTGAAGGAGCGGCTGCTTGACGGAGTccccggcggcggccatggcgcgccGGCGGGTGATTGGCCGGTGGAGTGGGCGGTGGGGTCTTTTCGCGGATGGGCCCGGACGCTCGCGTGTCGCGTAGAGTCTGGCCAGttggtttggctgataagccaggaCCGCTGTGGGTTAATTTATCGTGAGagaaaatattattttttaattaaaaaaaatatggcttataatAGGGCGAGTTTGGTTTCTGCTGGGCTCTTGTTGGTGGAAACGTGCGGGTCAGGCCTCGGGGGACGGCCGGCCATCTTTTTGCACTTTAAAAAAAATTGCAACTTCACatttgcatttttttttgtttccgaGGAACCAAATATCTGATAACACTCTAGCGTAAGCCATATGCAATTTTCATTTTTTATGAGATGCGAGCAGCTTGAACATGGAATACAGCAACTATATGAATTTTACAGCTGTATAAATATGCTCATTACCGAATCAAACTGTGAGTTTATGTTTTATCATCAGATAAAATTATTAAATTACCGCATGGAATCTGAGCAGGGTTGTCAGCATCGCAGTTTTGAAACGAATTGAACATTTGTCATCGTGTATGATtgatgagagagaaaaacaatTAGAGGTGAAGTTACATCAGTGCTTTAGTTGGAcgaaatttggaaatttgattattgtagcacttttatttttatttgacaattagtattcaatcatggactaattaggctcaaaacgttcgtctcgctatttttaaccaaactgtgtaattagtttttttttcatctacatttaatactccatgcacgcaTTGCATGAtttgatgtgatgactactgtagcactttttagaaaaaaaaaaattggaactaaacaaggcctcattCAAAAATCTAGACTCAAAAATCTAGACGGACCCTAGTTCTGACATCGTTCAATGATTTATGATTGAGTGGACATGGTGCCATATATGGTCAGGACCGCCAAAATCGTTGAACTGATTCGGTGGCTTGTTCCAAAAATACTTTAATTAAActtatttttattctaaaataaAATGAGTTCGATTTTCAGTGACTTTCGAGTTTCGACTTTGCCTTGGCTCATTATGCTCAGGTAAAGCTGGGTCTAAAATAATTTAGGAGACCATAACaaataaaattatattaaatttgAAGAGAGCTTGAAAAAAGTGCACCCATGTATATGGGCAACATGCTAAGTAATATAAGCACATAATCCTTCCATCCTAAAAATAATACAATTCTACATTTTTTGTTTGATCGAGTTTGATAGTTTCTATAAGCTTGATACGTAAATAATTTAACTAAAGACAAAGAATTGTGTTTTTCTAGGACGTAGATAGTAGCGAGAAGGTTTGAACATTGCCCTCTTTCTTCTTGAGTCCTGTTTTTTCTAATTCCCTTCGATTTTATGCATATTATTCTCTCCTTAGACAGACCTATGCAAAATCGCATAATAAGAGTCTTCAAAAAGGCCAATTTGACTCGAGCCTAGATCTTGTGCCCAGATCTGTCCTGAAGATAGGTTTAAGCCTATTATTTTAGGTCAGGCATGAATTGTGCCGCCTACTAGTTTTCAATGTGAAAAATCAATAAAATGTTTCGGGCTAAACTTAGGTGAAGGCGATCCTTTTTTACAATAAATACCTCTGTCATACTGTCAATGAGATTTCgggctaagagcatctccagcagctCCTCAATGCCATCCCTCATTCCATAAAGCTATCATACTAGAGGAGATGCGGCAATGAGGACATGCGGCAAATACATTGCTCCAGCAGCTTCCTAATAGCTCTCTCTTTTTTGTGGTCACAAAAAAAATTCCCATATCCCCTCATAttatggcagaaccgtccgaaataacacgttttttgaggcgctcgtcttctactagacactgagcacctcgaaagtgagctataTCGaacagtttcgtcgagcacatcctaagggagaactcgaaacaatctatGTTTTatatctagaatccaataatgagtacgagcttgcaatacttagtctatttcatacaacaagagtttttagaaattatttattacaataccagagttcagagtgcgataattaaacagcggaatgaaaataaacatctagcggaaacgatacaaggatccgtctgtgcccaccagaagaattctccacaca includes these proteins:
- the LOC136527365 gene encoding magnesium transporter MRS2-B-like — its product is MAAAGDSVKQPLLHRAYPSHVASASSPALPSAAPGSAGRRFPGVLDVPNLKKRGGGTRSWIRVEAATASVQTLEIDKATMMRRCELPARDLRLLDPLFVYPSTVLGRERAIVVNLEQIRCVITADEVLLLNSLDSYVLQYAAELQRRLLQRAEGDELPFEFRALELALEAACSFLDAQAAELEIEAYPLLDELTSKISTLNLERVRRLKSRLVALTRRVQKVRDEIEQLMDDDGDMAEMYLTEKKMRMESSVFGDQSLLGYNSAGAAGTSVSAPVSPVSSPTESRKLEKTFSLCRSRHDSTKGSDNTTTEHIQELEMLLEAYFVVIDSTLNKLTSLKEYIDDTEDFINIQLDNVRNQLIQFELLLTTATFVVAIFGVVAGIFGMNFETSVFEIENAFQWVLVITSVVGVFIFCSFLWFFKYKRLMPL
- the LOC136526807 gene encoding transmembrane 9 superfamily member 8-like; this translates as MATNSAVMVLLLVAAAVLACAGGARAFYLPGVAPADFRKKDPLAVKVNQLSSIKTQLPYSYYSLPFCKPGAIVDSSENLGEVLRGDRIENSLYVFEMMEPRLCQIVCKITPSQDEAKDLKEKIKDEYRINMILDNLPLVVPIKRLDQEAPTVYQQGVHIGIKGQYSGSKEEKHFIHNHFTFLVKYHKDANTDLARIVAFEVKPYSIKHEPDGDWRGNATPLKTCDPHSRRLVVDSDSPQEVDANKEIIFTYDVNFEESPIKWASRWDTYLLMADDQIHWFYIVNTLMIVLFLSGMVAMIMLRTLYRDINKYNQLEDQEDAQEEKGWKLVHGDVFRPPANADLLCVYVGTGVQFFGMLLVTLLFAILGLLSPSNRGGLMTAMLLLWVFMGLFAGYASSRLYRMFKGSEWKNVTIKTALMFPGIVFAIFFVLNALIWGEKSSGAVPFTTMFALVLLWFGISVPLVFVGSYLGFKKPAMEDPVRTNKIPRSIPEQPWYMNPVVSVLIGGILPFGAVFIELFFILTSIWLHQFYYIFGVLFLVFVILILTCAEITIVLCYFQLCGEDYQWWWRSYLTSGSSALYLFLYATFYFFTKLEITKTVTGVLYFGYMLIASYAFFVLTGTIGLYACFWFTRLIYSSVKID